Proteins from a genomic interval of Fusarium oxysporum Fo47 chromosome I, complete sequence:
- a CDS encoding RNA-binding ribosome biosynthesis protein MAK21, whose product MAKPSKKPKGKGPRSSSKGPNFDNSALDNLTSTIDKKLGKRKQPPTKANSDQHQKRQRNSEGTSGEKSRKIDEKTLLEEIKALGGDESDLALIQDIDSDDEEYTQGPKDSRAVDKSLKDDLAAFSKQLGFTEVEMSEASDQEDEEEDDDDDDDDDDAEDNEAEGVDDDDSEEEQAVALKEPTQKKGNMAFEPRADWHDSELRKLPAPTTDEPTPPRAALDALKQHAQALLEEDATKYRTSVFAQSSHKFLSTIMTSGTLSDKVSALTLAVQESPVHNIRAFDALMSLASKKSRGQALGAIGALVDLLGPGTLLPADRRLRAFHDQPGLVGTLQRNPGKPWAPGNALPGKITPSHLIAWIYEDWLKATYFRLIQLLESWCSDEIEYSRTRALDFVYGLLKEKPEQESNLLRLLVNKLGDRDRKISSRASYLILQLQNSHPGMKPIIVRTIEQDILLHPTQDHRSKYYAINTLNQTILSNKEPSLAEALMRIYFDLFTIILKTGSLGITAPTDSKPGKDDDNKGDVKRNTGRRPQRPRGGKPAKPSASEPETEAADKLVSAILTGVNRAAPFMVGNDAIMESHLDTLFKIAHSGNFNTGIQALLLIQQISSSRSLANDRFYRTLYESLLDPRLVNSSKQALYLNLLLRALKNDVDSRRVKAFAKRMLQISGLHQPSFTCGLLYLVGHLRESFPDLSTLLEEPEESIFDDEPANEKQRYDGRKRDPEYSNANRSCLWEMIPLQCHYHPSVTVYAMSILERNKKSLKPDLDSHSLIRFLDKFVYRNAKATDSSKGVSIMQPLRATKDAGDIWLGSRGAGGAVSSVNSSAFWKKKAEDVPAEDIFFHQYFQQVDKEGKETKKNAQAAGNVESDDEQEDEVWKALVSTQPGVDPDDDGSDVGFDLDDSEMASDDDSQALSLDGELGEDDDDDMSVDIEGSDEEMGGALISEDEGGFEVKEAASEKTKSKRRKLKDLPMFASVDDYAELLAGEEDM is encoded by the exons ATGGCGAAGCCTTCTAAGAAACCGAAAGGCAAAGGGCCTCGCAGCTCTTCCAAGGGCCCAAACTTCGACAATAGTGCACTGGATAATCTGACGTCTACAATcgacaagaagcttggcaAACGAAAGCAACCTCCAACCAAGGCTAACAGCGATCAACATCAAAAGAGACAGCGAAATTCCGAGGGTACATCTGGTGAGAAGAGCAGAAAGATCGACGAAAAGACTCTATTGGAAGAGATAAAGGCCCTTGGTGGCGACGAGAGCGACCTGGCGCTTATTCAAGATATTGACTCTGACGACGAAGAGTACACTCAGGGCCCCAAGGATTCTAGAGCTGTCGATAAGAGTCTTAAGGATGATCTGGCCGCTTTTTCCAAACAACTTGGATTTACAGAGGTTGAGATGAGCGAAGCCAGCGACcaagaggacgaggaagaggacgacgacgacgacgacgacgacgacgatgctGAAGATAACGAAGCTGAGGGggttgatgacgatgatagtGAAGAAGAACAGGCCGTGGCACTCAAGGAACCCACCCAAAAGAAAGGCAACATG GCCTTCGAGCCTCGAGCAGACTGGCATGATTCTGAGCTACGCAAACTCCCCGCACCGACTACTGATGAGCCAACTCCGCCTAGAGCCGCTCTGGATGCTCTGAAACAGCACGCTCAGGCACTGCTGGAGGAGGACGCAACCAAATACAGAACCAGCGTCTTTGCTCAGTCTTCTCACAAGTTCTTGTCAACAATCATGACTTCAGGTACACTTAGCGATAAGGTCTCTGCTCTCACTCTTGCCGTTCAAGAGTCTCCGGTTCACAACATCAGGGCCTTTGATGCTCTTATGAGCCTGGCCTCCAAGAAAAGTCGAGGACAGGCCCTTGGTGCCATTGGCGCGCTCGTTGATTTGCTTGGCCCCGGCACATTGCTCCCTGCTGACCGCCGCCTTCGAGCTTTCCACGATCAGCCAGGACTTGTTGGAACTTTGCAGCGAAATCCTGGAAAGCCTTGGGCCCCTGGCAACGCGTTGCCTGGGAAGATCACACCCTCCCACCTGATTGCTTGGATTTACGAGGATTGGCTTAAGGCGACTTACTTTCGACTCATTCAACTGCTCGAATCCTGGTGCTCAGACGAGATCGAGTATTCACGTACCCGAGCACTCGATTTTGTCTATGGCctcctcaaggagaagccTGAGCAAGAATCCAACCTCCTCAGATTGCTTGTCAATAAGTTGGGTGACCGAGACCGCAAAATCTCTTCTCGAGCGTCGTACCTCATTCTCCAGCTGCAGAATTCACATCCTGGAATGAAACCTATCATCGTCCGAACTATCGAACAGGATATCCTTCTGCACCCAACTCAGGACCACCGATCAAAGTATTATGCCATCAACACCCTGAACCAGACAATACTTAGCAACAAGGAGCCTTCATTAGCTGAGGCCCTGATGCGAATTTACTTTGATCTTTTTACTATCATTTTGAAGACTGGAAGTCTAGGAATCACTGCGCCAACGGACTCGAAACCGGGCAAAGATGACGATAACAAAGGTGACGTTAAACGGAATACTGGACGACGACCTCAAAGGCCGCGAGGCGGTAAGCCAGCAAAGCCCTCAGCTTCTGAGCCTGAGACTGAGGCTGCCGATAAGCTTGTATCTGCCATCTTGACTGGAGTCAACCGCGCAGCTCCATTCATGGTTGGCAACGATGCTAT CATGGAATCTCACCTAGACACACTCTTCAAGATTGCTCACTCAGGCAACTTCAACACTGGAATCCAGGCGCTTCTCTTGATCCAACaaatctcttcatcaagaagtCTTGCAAACGACAGGTTTTATAGGACCTTGTACGAGTCCCTACTTGATCCTCGACTGGTGAACTCCTCAAAGCAGGCACTTTACTTGAACCTTCTCCTGCGCGCGCTCAAAAACGATGTTGACAGTCGCCGAGTCAAGGCCTTTGCCAAGCGTATGCTCCAGATTTCTGGTCTTCATCAACCCTCATTTACGTGTGGACTTCTCTATCTTGTCGGACACCTACGCGAGAGTTTCCCCGATCTTTCGACTCTACTGGAAGAGCCTGAGGAGTCCATTTTTGACGATGAGCCCGCAAATGAAAAGCAACGATACGATGGTCGAAAGAGAGATCCCGAGTATAGCAACGCCAATCGTAGTTGCTTATGGGAGATG ATTCCTCTTCAGTGTCACTACCATCCGTCGGTTACAGTCTATGCGATGTCGATATTGGAGCGCAATAAGAAGTCACTGAAGCCGGACCTTGATAGCCATTCACTCATTCGCTTCTTGGACAAGTTCGTCTACCGAAACGCCAAGGCCACCGATTCATCCAAGGGTGTGTCCATCATGCAGCCTTTACGGGCTACCAAGGACGCTGGCGACATCTGGCTCGGCAGCCGTGGAGCTGGAGGTGCCGTGTCGTCTGTGAACTCATCCGCATtctggaagaagaaagcGGAGGATGTTCCTGCGGAggatatcttcttccacCAGTACTTCCAGCAGGTTGACAAGGAGGGCAAGGAGACTAAGAAGAATGCTCAAGCTGCAGGAAACGTTGAATCTGATGACGAGCAAGAGGATGAAGTTTGGAAGGCGCTGGTGTCTACACAACCTGGCGTTGACCCTGATGACGACGGCTCTGACGTGGGCTTCGACCTCGACGACTCAGAAATGGCATCAGACGATGACTCGCAAGCATTGTCCTTGGATGGCGAGTTGGgcgaggatgacgacgacgacatgAGTGTGGATATCGAGGGGtccgatgaggagatgggcGGTGCTTTGATCAGCGAGGATGAGGGGGGATTCGAGGTCAAGGAGGCAGCAAGCGAGAAGACGAAGTCGAAGCGCAGAAAACTCAAGGATCTTCCTATGTTCGCCTCAGTGGACGATTACGCCGAGCTCTTGGCCGGAGAGGAGGATATGTAG